In the genome of Desulfofarcimen acetoxidans DSM 771, one region contains:
- a CDS encoding IS630 family transposase yields MRKLHLNNPQNLTIEDLNKIKRETPYKLRCRVQAVILVMKGRQAKQIAEYLDISEQTIRKYVAYFNEGGVEKLLHVSKKPGRPPRLTNEQKEEVKEVLKKSPSEVGFSTHTTWNCKTLAAYIHDTYGIKYTSDGVWRMLLKMDFRYNRPTYVLAKADPEKQKAFQDELEELKKSH; encoded by the coding sequence ATGAGGAAATTGCATTTAAACAATCCACAAAATTTAACCATTGAGGATTTGAATAAGATAAAAAGAGAAACACCATATAAACTAAGATGCAGAGTTCAAGCTGTTATTCTTGTCATGAAAGGGAGACAAGCAAAGCAGATTGCCGAATATCTTGATATAAGTGAACAAACCATAAGAAAATACGTTGCTTACTTTAATGAAGGTGGAGTTGAAAAACTGCTTCATGTATCAAAAAAACCGGGAAGACCGCCAAGGCTAACCAATGAACAAAAAGAAGAGGTCAAAGAGGTACTGAAAAAATCACCATCAGAGGTTGGTTTTAGTACCCATACTACTTGGAATTGTAAAACCCTCGCTGCTTACATTCATGATACATACGGCATTAAATATACATCAGATGGTGTTTGGCGCATGCTTCTTAAGATGGATTTTCGTTATAATCGTCCCACTTATGTATTAGCCAAAGCTGATCCGGAAAAGCAAAAAGCTTTTCAAGATGAGCTGGAAGAGTTAAAAAAATCTCACTGA